The window CCAACAACTAAACGGCATCTACGTAAGCTCTACAAAGATCCTATCACTCAGAGTAAAACATGGGGGCTTGAGATTGAACAAGGTCATATCATAGGTCTTTATAGTTTGTCTGCGCAGAAGCCGATTAAGAAATATGGTTTTCCTACGCAATATGATGGTTTTGGTCAGGCAGATAAGTATACGCAGTGGAAGTTTGTATATCTGCCCGGATCAAACCCTGCCAATGTGGTCAGTCAAAACGACGCTTCATAACGATTATTTAATAGTATTGATGATAGTATTTTAAGACTTTAGGCACGTAGTCTAAAGTTTCTTTATATGGCGGAATCTTTCCGCCATATTTCTTTACTGCAGCAGGGCCAGCGTTGTAAGCCGCTAAAGTGAGGTTTAAATCCCCATTAAATATATTAAGTAACTCACGCAAATATTTTGCGCCTGCCACCACATTTTGTTTTGGATCGTTTTTATTTTTCACGTTAAAACGTCGTGATGTTTCTGGCATTAATTGCATTAAACCATAAGCACCTTTTTTAGATTGCGCATATGGGTTGTGATTAGACTCTGCCGATATAACAGCATGAATAAGCGCTGGCTCGATAGCAGATTCATTCGAAGCAATGATTACTTCAGCATTAAATGGCAGGGCATTGATATGTTCTGCACTGTGAGAACTAAGTGCCACTCTCTTAGGTGAAGGCGCAGAGTAAGGCTCTTCAATTTTCAAAGTGTAATGCTCACTATCTTGCGTAATGCTAATTTCAGCAGTCTGAGATAAGTCTATATACACATCAGCCTTAGCGATATTTAGTTCGCAAAAAGATAAAGCTACAATGGCTTTTAACAAAATTAATATGAGCGATTTTTTCATCACACACAGTGTGCATGGTCAATGTTACAAATTAAATAGGCACATGAATTTGATGTATATATTTTATAAAAAAGGATTTTAGAGCACTAAAAAAGAACTATGAGAGGCTGTTATAAAACTGTAAGAAAACTAACATCTATCGTTAATCTTATTGTCACCTTACTAGTTAAAACTGCTAAAAGTTTAAAACTAGAAGAAAAATCATTAACTCCCAATTAAATACAGAAATCATCATTAATAACAATGATTGCTTAAGCACTGAGCAACGCCTTGTTTTTATGGATGTGATTACGGAGTCGTTGCGTATTTCGCAGCGTACGCATCTATTTAACTGGCTACAAGGTGAGCTGCAATATCTTCTTGGTCATGAAGTCATGATTTTTGGGATTAAATCATCAGAAAATGATACTTATCATTTTGAATACTTTACAAGTACTCGGTATTTTAATGATGAGCAGTTGTCCAGTGTGATAGAGCAAGAGACTGGCCTGATTAGCCAAATAATAAAAATATGGCGAGAAACTACTTTGCCGCTATTTGTTACAAATCAGGAAAATATTGAAGACTTCAGTCATTTTTCAGTGATTAACTTTAATGAAGATATCGTAAAAAAATCTGAACTTAAAAATTTTGTGATGCATGGCTTTGGTGATAATCATAGCAAAATTTCAAGTATTGTTATTTTCGGACGTCTGCATAAATTTCCTAGTATTAATCTAGGAAATATCCTTGAACTAATTATGCCGCATCTGCATTGCGCCTTGGTAAGAATTACAAGTAGCAGGAGTAATGTGGTGATTAATACGGCGGCAATTGCAAATATCATGACTAAAAGAGAGTCAGAGATTCTGCAGTGGCTACACATGGGTAAAACTAATTGGGAAATATCTTCAATTCTTGATATTAGCCAACTGACAGTCAAAAACCATGTGCAAAATATCTTGCGTAAACTTGATGTACAAAATAGAAGTCAGGCCGCAGTGAAAGCCGCAAAACTTGGTTTGATAAAAATGCTCAAGTAATTTGAGTTGCATTACTATTTAGCAGTTCTAACGAACTAATCTTAACCAACTCATCTTGCAATAACACCTCACAATCTTCTCTATATTTAGTTACAACACAAAAGTACTTCCAAAAGACTGACTCTACACTACAAAAATAGTCCGAACGGACTAGCTCATAAATCTCACTTTTTACACTCCCAATGCAAAATTGTTGGCTAGTTCTGGTGGCAGTTTATTCGTGAGCATCACTATTTTTTCTCTAGTCCATACAGACTATTAAAAATTGAAGCGATGTCACAAGCACTGTGTAAATTGCTCACATCGCTTAAAGATTATTTGATTAGGCGTTAAGCAGTACCTCTTTTTAGTAGTTTATTTAGTGTTTATTTTTTAGGGAGACTTACAATGAAATTTCAATTAAAAGCTTTAGCAGCAGCTTTAGCATTAGCAGCAGTTGCAGTTCCAGCACAAGCTAGCATTGATGCAAATGCGAGTGGTAACGGTTCATTCATTTTGACAGTGTTAGACAAAGTTGCAAACGTTTCTGCAGCTTTTGACTTAGGTAAAAATTACAGCGATTTCAGTATTGCTGGTACTTCATTTGCAAACAGTGGTGCTGATGCACAAGGTGTTTCTTTCTCTTGGGATTTAGCTGGTAACTCTGATTACTCTGCAGCTTGGACTTCATTCTTAAATTCTGCAAATTTAGCAAACGTAACATATGCAGTTACTGCGGGTGATAACTTAGGTAACGGTGCTGGTTCACGTGGTTACATTACTACTTATGTTAGTGCAGGTGCTAGCACTACTACAACTTCTTTGCTTACTGCATTAGGCAATATGGATACTTATGTAGGTAATACGTCGGTTGGCGCTGGAAGTACTTTGTTAACAGCAGATAATGGTGCTGCGTTTCAAGCCCCAGCTACAACTTATTACAATGGCAACAAGAACAATAATACTGGTGTTGTTACAGTAGGTGCTATTGGTACGAGTTTAGGTGTTATTCAATCTGTTTCAGCTGCAGCGAACTTATCACCAGTGACAAATACAATGTTTGGCAATGGCGCTAAATTTACTTTAACTACTGCTGGTGCGCTTTCATACACAACTAACCCTATTGTAACTGCTCCAGTGCCAGAAGCTGACACATGGGCAATGATGATGGTTGGTCTAGGTTTGATGGGTTTTATGGCACGCCGTCGCAATCGTAACCAAGCTTAATTCTAATTTAAATTGCAGTAAATCATAATGGCAGAGGTTAAAAAACCTCTGCCAATTGAGAACTTTTTTCGGAGAAAATAGTATGAAATTGACTAAAATCGCTTTAGCCGTTGCTTGTTTAGTAGGTTCTGCTCAAGCTTTCGCAGCGCCTGTTACCGCTGCACAAATCTCAGCTGCAAAAACAGCTGGTACTTTACAACAAGCTTGGATTTCAGGTAACTCAGCACCTACACGTTCTATCTATGAGGGTTGGGTTGGTGCTGGTGCTGGTGTTGGCTGTGATGCTGGTACTAACACAATTTTTTCAAATCAGGCTGCAACTAGCTCAAACGTAACTCCAGGTTCAATTGGTAATTTTAACGCTTACGCTTGTACGCGTGGCGGTGTAGTTTCTGTGCTATACCATACAGTGGATGGTGGTTCATTAAATGCTTACACACCACACACAGTTGGTACAAAACTTGCGCGTGTTAAATTTGTTGGTACAGGTAATGGCTGTAATGCAACTAGTACAACTTACACGGATGCGTCTAACTCTGACAATAATGCAACTGTATGGAAAGGTTGCTCTTTAGTCGGTGTTGCATTGCCAGCTAATGCTATTGCTACTCCAGCCACTAATGCTACAAATGCTGCCGCAGTTGCAGCTGATTCTCTAGCTCCACAATTACCAGTAGGTGGTTTCTCTGATGTTGAGGCTTCATTATTCCCGGTTCAAATTGGCGGTGGTGATGTTTCAGCTGTTGGTACAGACTCTGCAGCTGGCATGGGCCAAGTATTTGGTGTGGTAGTAAGTAAACCTTTATATCGCGCTATGCAAGTAAAACAAGGCATTTCAGCTAATACAGATGCTTTAGATCCAAATTTTGATCCAGCTAATGCACCGACTATCAGTAAAGCACAATACACATCTATCGTCGCTTCAGGTGGTACATATCAAACTGATTGGTCACCAATCGTTGGTGCTGCTGGCGCAGGTAAGAAAATCGTTGTAGCTCGCCGTGTGCAAACTTCAGGTTCACAAGCTAGTTCAAATGCATTCTTTTTGAATAATCCTTGTGCTACTGGTGTTTCAGCTAACTTAAACCCATTAACTGCAGCTGATTCAAACTCATCTATCGAAGTGTTTGAAGGTTCAGGTACAGGTAACGTTAAAACACGTATCACTACAGCTTCTAACTCAGCTGGTGCTGATAACTTTGCTATCGGTGTAATTTCTGCTGAAAATGACTGGCGTATTGAGTCAGCTACTGGTGGTCAAAATGGCTATCGTTTCGTTAAAGTTGAAGGTGTGCATCCAGAAGCTGGTGATACAGCAAATGCACGCGTAACAGCAACTAACGGCGCTTATCCTTTCCATATGGAAATGCATAACTTTGTAGCTAACTCTGCTACTGGTTTTGGTGCAGCTGTTGTTGGTCAAATCACTGCGGCATTGGTTAACCCACCATCAACTTCATGTGCAGTATTACCACGCGGTTTAACAATCAGCCCATTAGCTGGTTCTAGCTGCACTGTTGGCGCACAAGTAGCAAAAATGACTAACCAAGGTAACAATTGTGCACCAACATTGTTAACTGAGTAATGGTCAGTTTAAGTGTAACAAACATTTAAAAATGCAGTTAAGCACACTCCTCAAAAGGGAGTGTGCTTTTTTGTACAGGTAGCGTGATGGGATTTTTAATATTCATCAACCTGCAACATTCGTTTTTCATAATCAATAGCGTTAACTTTTTGGTTTTTTAGTCAATGATGAATAAGAATAATCTTATGGTGTTAAACAATTCGGCCAATATTAAGGGTTTGCTATTGATGTTTCTAATAGCCATGCCAATGAGTGCATTAGCGGATGATGCGCTACTTACCGATGCAAAGACTCAAGCTAAGCCAGCGATAGTTGAATCTTCAGCAAATGACGAACAAAAACCAGTAGAGAAGAATCCGAGTTTTAATGTATTTGAGTTTCAAATTGACGGTAATACAGTTTTGCCAAAAGGTAAGCTTGAAGAGGCTGTTTACCCTTTTTTAGGTGAAGCAAAAACCATTGATGATGTAGAAAAAGCGCGTAGCGCACTAGAAAAAACTTATCAAGATGCTGGTTACTTAACAGTTTCAGTCAGCATTCCTCAGCAAGAGGTGAATCAAGGTTTAGTGATTTTAAAAGTCACTGAAGGCAGTATAGAAAAGTTACGTGTTAAAGATTCAAAGTACACATCCTTAGCTGAAATTAAATCTAGAGTGCCAGAGTTTGAGGAAGGTAAAGTGCCAAATTTCCCTGTTGCTCAACAACAGCTAGGCACAGTTAATCGTGGTCAAAATAGACAGGTCACGCCAGTATTAAGGCCAGGTAAATCACCAGGTAAAGTTGAAGTGGATCTGAAGGTGCAGGATCAATTGCCAGTGCACGGTAGTTTAGAGGTGAATGATAAATACTCACAAAATACTACCAAAACACGTATCAATGGTTCTGTTCGCTATGAGAACTTATGGCAAAAAGATCACAGCATTGGAATTAGCTTTCAGTTATCACCAGAAAATACAGATGAAGTGCAGGTGGTTTCTGCGACTTACTTAATTCCAAGAATGAACGGTGACTATTTTGCGGCATATGGTGTGCTTTCAGAAAGTAGTGCTAAGGCTAGCTCAGTTGGTGATTTAAGTGTCGTGGGTAATAACAATATCTTAGGTGCGCGATATATACACCCATTACCAATGCTTGAAAACTATTACCACAGTGCCACGGTAGGCGCTGATTACAAGGATTCTAACGATAGCGCATCTGAGTTGCCCATTTCTTATACCGCATTTATGCTGGGTTACGATGGCACACTTCAAAACCAAGACTCGCAGACACAATTTAACTTAGGCCTTAATTTTTCAGTACGCGGCCTTGGAAATAAGGAGGAGCAGTTTGCCTATAAACGGTATTTGGCTCAGCCTAACTATGTGTATCTTCGTAGTGAGTTGAAGCATACACAAAAACTCTCATACGACTGGTCAATACTAGCCAAATTAGGTGGCCAAGTTGCTAATGGGCCATTAATTTCAGCCGAGCAGTTTGCCATGGGCGGCGTTGATTCTGTTCGAGGATATGTAGAGTCTAGTGCACTGGGCGATAACGGCATCATGACTTCATTTGAGCTGCATACACCACCATTGAAGAAATTCATTAAAAGTGACTTTGTGGACTTTAAAGAGTTATACGCTTTTAGCTTTGTAGATGCAGCTAGAGTGAGCATTTACGACCCATTACCTGGCCAGACTAAGACAAGCGATTTGTTGTCAGTTGGCTTGGGCGTGAAATTAAAAACCAATAGTGGCATTTTTACAAACTTAGATTACGCCCACACACTCCGTGATGCTGGCGATGTGAAAAATGGCGACGATAGGCTGCATTTTAAGGTCGGCTACGAGTGGTAATTTCTAAAACGTTTTTTAGTAGCTTAGAAATAGACTGAAATCAAAAGGAAATGAAATGAATCAAGGCATGTTTAAATTGGTATACAGCAAAGTTCTGAATATGTATGTACCAGCTTCTGAAGCGGTTCGTAGCCATACAGGCAAAAGCAGCCGTGTGCGCAAACATGCTAAAAATTCATTTGGTTTTGTGTTGGTTGTGATTTACTTTCATACGGCTAACAGTTTTGCAGATACCGTGACTACGGTTGACCTTCAAAAAGCTGTGAACGCCACAGTGCAATCGGCTGTGAACAGCACCATCATTACACAGACCGCATCTAAAGCGGTTTTAGATTGGAATAGGCTAAATATTGCTAAAGGTTATACCCTTAAGTTTGACCAGCAGGGTAACCGTACCTGGTCTGCACTTAACCGTATTCATGATTTATCACCAACCATCTTAAACGGCAATGTACAGGCTGATGGTAATGTTTACTTTATTAATACTAACGGCATTATATTTGGTGCGGATTCTCAATTTAATGTTGGCTCTTTGTATGCGGGCACGTTGGACATTACTGATAGATTATTCAATGACGGATTTATTAATTCGGATGCAACTTTTAAGTCAGTATTTGAAGCGGTTGGCGCAATTTCAACAGGAAGTCTAGTTGTTGAAAAGGGTGCAAACATCACTACTGCAACCAACGGTAAAGTAGTGTTGTTCTCAGAAAATATAGAAAATAGCGGTGTAATTAATACCCCAGATGGACAAACCATTTTAGCCGCAGGTAAGAAAATATACTTGGCTTCTAGCAAAGATCCTGCAGGGTTTATGGTTGAGGTGGATGGTGGTGGTACTGTGACCAACTTAGGAAAAATAGTCGCAGAACGCGGCAACATCACCATGATGGGCTTAGCTGTTAATCAAAAGGGTACGCTAACAGCAACTACGTCAGTAAGAGCAAATGGCTCAATTCATTTGTTGGCTCAAGATCATGTTGATATATCTGGTGTTAGTGTTGTTGGCAAGCGTAATGGGCTTGTGACCTTAGATAAGGATAGTATTACTGAAGTTAATCCAGAGTATGCGAATAAAGAAGAAACCATTGCCTCGCAAGCTTTCAATACATCTCAAGTAAAAATAGAGGCAAGTTTAGTCAATATTGATGGCAAGATTAGTGCCAAAGGTGGCAA is drawn from Methylotenera versatilis 301 and contains these coding sequences:
- the epsA gene encoding XrtB/PEP-CTERM-associated transcriptional regulator EpsA; its protein translation is MDVITESLRISQRTHLFNWLQGELQYLLGHEVMIFGIKSSENDTYHFEYFTSTRYFNDEQLSSVIEQETGLISQIIKIWRETTLPLFVTNQENIEDFSHFSVINFNEDIVKKSELKNFVMHGFGDNHSKISSIVIFGRLHKFPSINLGNILELIMPHLHCALVRITSSRSNVVINTAAIANIMTKRESEILQWLHMGKTNWEISSILDISQLTVKNHVQNILRKLDVQNRSQAAVKAAKLGLIKMLK
- a CDS encoding ShlB/FhaC/HecB family hemolysin secretion/activation protein, with protein sequence MVLNNSANIKGLLLMFLIAMPMSALADDALLTDAKTQAKPAIVESSANDEQKPVEKNPSFNVFEFQIDGNTVLPKGKLEEAVYPFLGEAKTIDDVEKARSALEKTYQDAGYLTVSVSIPQQEVNQGLVILKVTEGSIEKLRVKDSKYTSLAEIKSRVPEFEEGKVPNFPVAQQQLGTVNRGQNRQVTPVLRPGKSPGKVEVDLKVQDQLPVHGSLEVNDKYSQNTTKTRINGSVRYENLWQKDHSIGISFQLSPENTDEVQVVSATYLIPRMNGDYFAAYGVLSESSAKASSVGDLSVVGNNNILGARYIHPLPMLENYYHSATVGADYKDSNDSASELPISYTAFMLGYDGTLQNQDSQTQFNLGLNFSVRGLGNKEEQFAYKRYLAQPNYVYLRSELKHTQKLSYDWSILAKLGGQVANGPLISAEQFAMGGVDSVRGYVESSALGDNGIMTSFELHTPPLKKFIKSDFVDFKELYAFSFVDAARVSIYDPLPGQTKTSDLLSVGLGVKLKTNSGIFTNLDYAHTLRDAGDVKNGDDRLHFKVGYEW
- a CDS encoding transglycosylase SLT domain-containing protein encodes the protein MKKSLILILLKAIVALSFCELNIAKADVYIDLSQTAEISITQDSEHYTLKIEEPYSAPSPKRVALSSHSAEHINALPFNAEVIIASNESAIEPALIHAVISAESNHNPYAQSKKGAYGLMQLMPETSRRFNVKNKNDPKQNVVAGAKYLRELLNIFNGDLNLTLAAYNAGPAAVKKYGGKIPPYKETLDYVPKVLKYYHQYY
- a CDS encoding PEP-CTERM sorting domain-containing protein is translated as MKFQLKALAAALALAAVAVPAQASIDANASGNGSFILTVLDKVANVSAAFDLGKNYSDFSIAGTSFANSGADAQGVSFSWDLAGNSDYSAAWTSFLNSANLANVTYAVTAGDNLGNGAGSRGYITTYVSAGASTTTTSLLTALGNMDTYVGNTSVGAGSTLLTADNGAAFQAPATTYYNGNKNNNTGVVTVGAIGTSLGVIQSVSAAANLSPVTNTMFGNGAKFTLTTAGALSYTTNPIVTAPVPEADTWAMMMVGLGLMGFMARRRNRNQA